The following proteins are co-located in the Cyprinus carpio isolate SPL01 chromosome B19, ASM1834038v1, whole genome shotgun sequence genome:
- the LOC109103049 gene encoding N-acetylneuraminate 9-O-acetyltransferase-like, producing MSNSEKHLTTVCLDQTNDTGCGGSRNRGNNLKRLTLTRFGFFQFYNWAGHYKEKKRTKLGEISLKRWKAEESNQGKVKPDVDMIVEATAAEGVQSDSNKPALLATTEAEAHAGSEHAPLGSDSVSFAAARLSACCHGGAKMAVLAYSLGKREINQYFSIKNAKLLSVAAVVLLTVFHTASRHYGGSDTCDWLLSSGRFLGDNVWQPYGCMLHKYKNTEAKFCLREKRIAFVGDSRIRQLFYSFIRMMNPEVKEVGNKHENIPFVDGDSTVDFLWYAEVNNSLKEQLMLWTEGSASKPHVIIIGAATWSIKLHNGKSEALFQYKANLTAISDTLEKLAEHSEVYWVLQDPVYEDVLSDSRKMITNEQINLYNEAAVSTLNTSKKKVRFLEASRQAAMETISQSVDGLHLPESTRDVGATVLMNSMCNKILKPIDGSCCQSAPPLSVLQKIAAGLFLLSIIIFLILGYSRHHKSRHLPDVESGEEKKPPVVVGQLNPKGPLMAICKMSLIMLYFYLCDRADIFMKEQKFYTHSTFFIPLIYIFVLGIFYSENSKETKLLNREQTDEWKGWMQLVILIYHFSGASTFIPVYMHVRVLVAAYLFQTGYGHFSFFWLKGDFGIYRVCQVVFRLNFLVVVLCLVMDRPYQFYYFVPLVTFWFAVIYATMALWPQILQKQANGSAFWNLALLLKLLGLLLFICFFAYSQELFEAVFSLWPVSKLFELQGSIHEWWFRWKLDRFAVINGMLFAFIYLVLQKCQLLSESKGEPLFSNKISNCLLFVSVVSFMTYSIWASGCKNKSECNEMHPYISVVQILAFILIRNIPGYARSLYSSFFAWFGKISLELFICQYHIWLAADTKGILVLIPGNPTLNIIVSTFIFVCVAHEISQITNDLAQVAIPKESGPLLKRLLGAGVFLVLVLILSQNE from the exons ATGTCTAATTCAGAAAAGCATTTAACGACTGTGTGTCTTGATCAAACAAATGATACTGGTTGTGGCGGTTCAAGAAATAGAGGGAATAACTTAAAACGTTTAACATTAACAAGGTTTGGTTTCTTCCAGTTTTACAATTGGGCAGGacactataaagaaaaaaaaagaacgaaaCTTGGCGAGATTTCTTTAAAGCGTTGGAAGGCAGAAGAAAGCAATCAGGGTAAAGTTAAACCTGATGTAGATATGATAGTTGAGGCAACCGCAGCAGAAGGAGTGCAATCGGACTCCAACAAACCTGCTCTGCTCGCGACAACAGAAGCTGAGGCGCACGCGGGAAGCGAGCACGCGCCGCTCGGCTCGGACTCCGTCAGCTTCGCCGCAGCTCGTCTGTCTGCTTGTTGTCATGGAGGAGCCAAGATGGCGGTCCTGGCCTATAGCCTAGGCAAACgggaaataaatcaatatttcagcatcaaaaatgcaaaactgctGTCTGTCGCCGCCGTCGTCCTTCTCACTGTGTTTCACACGGCTTCTCGACATTATGGAG GCAGTGACACATGTGACTGGCTTTTATCCAGTGGGCGTTTTTTAGGGGACAATGTATGGCAGCCCTATGGCTGCATGCTACACAAGTACAAAAACAC TGAAGCAAAGTTTTGCCTCAGAGAGAAGAGAATAGCATTTGTAGGAGACTCTAGAATACGTCAGCTCTTCTATTCTTTCATCAGAATGATGAACCCTGAGGTGAAAGAAGTTGGGAACAAG CATGAAAACATCCCTTTTGTAGATGGTGATTCCACTGTC GACTTCCTGTGGTATGCTGAAGTGAACAATTCCTTGAAGGAACAGTTGATGTTATGGACAGAG GGATCTGCTTCCAAACCACATGTCATCATCATCGGTGCTGCTACG TGGTCCATTAAGTTGCACAACGGCAAGAGTGAGGCACTCTTTCAGTACAAAGCCAACCTCACGGCTATATCAGACACGCTGGAAAAACTAGCagagcacagtgaagtctattggGTTCTGCAAG ATCCTGTTTATGAAGACGTGCTAAGTGACAGTCGAAAGATGATCACAAATGAGCAGATAAATCTGTACAACGAGGCAGCTGTTAGCACTCTGAATACCAGCAAAAAGAAGGTCAGGTTCTTAGAGGCCTCTCGACAAGCTGCTATGGAGACCATTTCCCAGTCGGTGGATGGCTTGCACCTTCCTGAGAGCACAAGAGATGTT GGCGCCACGGTTCTGATGAACTCCATGTGCAACAAGATCCTGAAGCCCATTGACGGCTCTTGCTGTCAGAGCGCTCCTCCCCTAAGCGTCCTTCAGAAGATAGCTGCTGGTCTCTTTCTGCTGtccatcatcatcttcctcatcctGGGCTATAGTAGACATCATAAGAGCAGACACCTTCCTGATGTGGAGAGCGGAGAGGAGAAGAAACCCCCTGTTGTTGTGGGTCAACTGAACCCAAAGGGACCTTTAATGGCCATCTGCAAAATGAGCCTTATCATGTTATACTTCTACCTGTGTGACAGGGCAGACATTTTTATGAAGGAACAGAAATTCTATACACATTCTACCTTTTTCATCCCTCTCATCTACATCTTCGTTCTGGGCATCTTCTACAGTGAGAACAGCAAAGAG ACGAAACTCCTGAACAGAGAACAAACGGATGAATGGAAGGGTTGGATGCAGCTGGTTATCCTTATTTACCACTTTTCTGGAGCTAGCACT TTTATACCTGTGTACATGCATGTCCGTGTCCTGGTAGCTGCGTATCTCTTCCAAACAGGATATGGACACTTCTCGTTCTTCTGGCTGAAGGGAGACTTTGGAATTTACAGAGTGTGCCAG gTTGTGTTCAGGCTTAACTTCCTTGTGGTGGTGCTGTGTCTGGTTATGGACCGGCCTTATCAGTTTTATTACTTTGTGCCTCTTGTCACCTTTTGGTTTGCAGTTATTTATGCTACAATGGCATTGTGGCCACAGATTCTTCAGAAGCAAGCCAATG GTAGTGCATTCTGGAATCTGGCACTATTGTTGAAACTTCTGGGTTTGCTTCTTTTCATCTGCTTCTTTGCATACTCACAG GAACTATTTGAGGCTGTTTTTTCTTTGTGGCCGGTTTCAAAGCTCTTTGAACTGCAAGGTAGCATCCATGAGTGGTGGTTCAGGTGGAAACTAGATCGATTT GCCGTGATCAATGGGATGCTCTTTGCCTTCATATACCTGGTGCTGCAGAAATGTCAGCTTCTGTCTGAAAGCAAAGGAGAGCCTCTCTTCTCCAACAAGATTTCCAACTGTCTGCTCTTCGTCTCTGTGGTGTCTTTTATG ACGTACTCCATTTGGGCCAGTGGGTGCAAAAACAAGTCTGAGTGTAATGAGATGCATCCATACATTTCAGTTGTCCAG ATTCTGGCTTTCATTTTGATCAGGAATATTCCTGGTTATGCTCGCTCATTGTACAGCTCGTTCTTTGCATGGTTTGGAAAGATCTCCCTAGAG CTCTTCATATGCCAGTATCATATTTGGCTGGCAGCGGACACCAAGGGCATCCTGGTCCTCATTCCTGGAAACCCCACTTTAAACATTATCGTCAGCACATTCATCTTTGTCTGTGTAGCTCATGAGATTTCCCAGATCACCAATGACTTGGCCCAGGTGGCCATTCCTAAAGAGAGCGGGCCTCTACTGAAGAGACTGCTGGGGGCAGGAGTCTTTCTAGTTCTGGTACTGATACTGTCCCAAAATGAATAA